In Syntrophotaleaceae bacterium, a genomic segment contains:
- a CDS encoding carbon-nitrogen hydrolase family protein: MRTACLQMCSGENVTANLRIAADLLEKAAGQGAKLAVLPENFALMSPNPGARQNLAEEVSCSTVLPFLAESAARYGMHIIGGSLLLQGDGGRLRNACPVFGPDGACLACYDKIHLFDVDLPGESHRESETIAPGLRPVSVNIAGWTLGFSICYDLRFPELYRHYAREGCQLLSVPAAFTVPTGRAHWEILLRARAIENQAYVLAAAQAGNHPGGRKTWGHSMIVDPWGEILACVEEEEEKMEGNVLIAEIDRDRVEQVRRQLPSLAHRRLNP, encoded by the coding sequence ATGCGGACAGCCTGTTTACAGATGTGTTCCGGCGAAAACGTGACTGCCAATCTCCGGATCGCGGCCGATCTCCTGGAAAAAGCGGCCGGACAAGGGGCAAAGCTGGCGGTTTTGCCGGAAAATTTCGCGCTGATGAGCCCAAATCCGGGGGCACGACAGAATTTGGCCGAGGAGGTCTCCTGCTCCACCGTCCTGCCCTTTCTGGCCGAAAGCGCCGCCCGATACGGGATGCATATCATCGGCGGTTCCCTTCTGCTCCAGGGCGATGGCGGCCGGTTGCGCAACGCCTGCCCGGTTTTCGGTCCTGACGGGGCCTGCCTCGCCTGCTACGACAAGATTCACCTCTTCGACGTCGACCTTCCCGGTGAAAGTCACCGGGAGTCGGAGACCATCGCTCCCGGATTACGTCCTGTCTCCGTGAATATCGCCGGCTGGACTCTGGGGTTCAGCATCTGCTACGACCTGCGCTTCCCCGAACTCTACCGCCACTACGCCCGCGAGGGCTGCCAGCTGCTCAGCGTCCCCGCCGCCTTCACCGTCCCCACCGGCCGGGCCCACTGGGAGATCCTGCTGCGCGCCCGGGCCATTGAAAACCAGGCCTATGTCCTGGCGGCGGCACAGGCCGGGAACCATCCGGGTGGCCGAAAAACCTGGGGGCACAGCATGATCGTTGATCCGTGGGGGGAGATACTGGCCTGCGTGGAAGAAGAAGAGGAAAAAATGGAAGGGAATGTGCTGATCGCCGAAATCGACCGGGACAGGGTCGAGCAGGTACGCCGGCAGTTACCGTCCCTGGCCCACCGTAGGCTGAACCCCTAG